In Methylomagnum ishizawai, one DNA window encodes the following:
- a CDS encoding quinoprotein relay system zinc metallohydrolase 2, which produces MKSPLAACVLALLALPLPGNGGPLPEISLREVAPGVYVHQGVHQLPDRHNCGEIANIGFIVGERCVAVVDTGGNPEQGEALKQAVAAATPVPVCYVINTHVHPDHIYGNLAFKKPGVNFVGHYKLEQAMALRAPYYRDLAERELGFKPGPEHFIPPDRPVRDTLELELGGRTLLLTAHPTAHTDSDLSVYDQKTRTLWLADLLFMGHTPVVDGSLNGWLKVIDKLKGIDARLAIPGHGPVSAAWPLALISEERYLRMLQTEIRAALKANKTMEWAMANVGQSARPEWQLFDEFHQRNIATAFAELEWEDE; this is translated from the coding sequence ATGAAATCCCCGCTCGCCGCCTGTGTCTTGGCCTTGCTCGCCTTACCGTTGCCGGGTAATGGCGGGCCGTTGCCCGAAATCTCGCTCCGGGAAGTCGCGCCCGGCGTCTATGTCCATCAAGGGGTGCATCAACTACCGGACCGCCATAACTGCGGCGAGATCGCCAATATCGGCTTCATCGTCGGCGAGCGTTGCGTCGCGGTGGTCGATACCGGCGGTAACCCGGAGCAGGGCGAAGCGTTGAAACAAGCCGTGGCGGCCGCGACCCCGGTGCCGGTGTGCTATGTCATCAATACCCATGTCCACCCTGACCATATCTATGGCAACCTCGCTTTCAAAAAGCCGGGGGTGAATTTCGTCGGCCATTACAAGTTGGAACAGGCCATGGCGCTACGGGCACCTTATTACCGGGATTTGGCCGAGCGCGAATTGGGGTTCAAGCCCGGTCCCGAGCATTTCATCCCGCCCGACCGGCCGGTGCGCGATACCCTGGAATTGGAATTGGGCGGGCGCACCCTGCTACTGACCGCCCATCCCACCGCCCACACCGACAGCGACCTCAGCGTCTATGACCAGAAAACCCGGACTTTGTGGCTGGCCGATCTTTTATTTATGGGGCATACGCCGGTGGTCGATGGCAGCCTGAACGGCTGGCTCAAGGTGATCGATAAACTCAAAGGGATCGATGCCCGGCTGGCGATTCCGGGACATGGTCCGGTGTCCGCTGCCTGGCCCTTGGCGCTGATATCGGAGGAACGCTATTTAAGGATGTTGCAAACCGAGATCCGCGCCGCGCTCAAGGCCAATAAGACCATGGAATGGGCCATGGCCAATGTCGGCCAATCTGCCCGCCCGGAATGGCAGTTGTTCGACGAGTTCCACCAGCGCAATATCGCGACGGCGTTCGCGGAGTTGGAATGGGAAGACGAATAG